In Trifolium pratense cultivar HEN17-A07 linkage group LG7, ARS_RC_1.1, whole genome shotgun sequence, a genomic segment contains:
- the LOC123894267 gene encoding uncharacterized protein LOC123894267, whose product MASPTSKPEKKLVEFLKEQQEPFILELYLLEKSKSWNSIKNFETPPSNSVINKKHKPFFPFFKVLLTALHHKKKKKKKLFATIKDSNTTIKHANVVDITQEAKNNFAQTTMDQTERFSTASSSTMFYSCSDIDDDDDDHHHDHEEEEEDIASCVGNQSQQDTINRKHRQRCIEVCVTHEKLNKDICVCGMVVPKKMTEDSLLSAALFSSIFQTSKKNYTKQLQEILGHKTKRLLFDCVRELTIKLNRKDCKGSSTEKLGKIIWERTKKWSQRGGNFERNLLNLDYLDSINEWSEYKTEVKDVSFEIADAILECVMKDEIVSEMFETLTPTTQ is encoded by the exons ATGGCCTCACCAACATCCAAACCAGAGAAAAAACTTGTAGAATTTCTAAAGGAGCAACAAGAACCTTTCATCTTAGAACTTTACTTActagaaaaatcaaaatcatggaATTCAATCAAGAATTTTGAAACACCACCTTCAAATTCTGTCATAAACAAAAAGCATAAAcctttctttccattttttaaagttttattAACAGCTTTACAtcataagaagaagaagaagaagaaactttTCGCAACGATCAAAGACTCCAACACTACAATCAAACATGCCAACGTTGTTGATATCACTCAAGAAGCTAAGAACAACTTTGCTCAAACAACTATGGATCAAACAGAACGTTTTTCAACCGCCAGCAGCTCCACTATGTTCTACTCATGTTCAgatattgatgatgatgatgatgatcatcatcatgatcatgaggaggaggaagaagacATAGCTTCATGTGTCGGCAACCAAAG CCAGCAAGATACCATCAACAGAAAGCACCGACAGAGATGTATAGAAG TGTGTGTGACACATGAAAAATTGAATAAGGATATTTGTGTTTGTGGTATGGTTGTGCCTAAGAAAATGACAGAGGATTCTTTATTATCAGCTGCACTATTTAGTTCAATTTTTCAAACATCAAAGAAGAATTATACTAAACAACTGCAAGAGATTCTTGGGCACAAGACAAAGAGGTTACTATTTGATTGTGTGAGAGAACTCACTATAAAGCTGAATAGAAAAGATTGCAAAGGATCATCAACTGAAAAGTTGGGAAAGATTATATGGGAGAGGACAAAAAAATGGAGTCAAAGGGGTGGAAATTTTGAGAGAAATTTGCTGAATTTGGATTACTTGGATTCAATAAATGAATGGAGTGAATATAAGACAGAGGTGAAAGATGTTAGTTTTGAGATTGCAGATGCAATTTTGGAATGTGTGATGAAAGATGAAATTGTGTCAGAGATGTTTGAAACTCTGACACCAACTACACAATAG